Proteins encoded by one window of Bacillus rossius redtenbacheri isolate Brsri chromosome 14, Brsri_v3, whole genome shotgun sequence:
- the LOC134538890 gene encoding CTD nuclear envelope phosphatase 1 homolog isoform X1, whose protein sequence is MGLMVGKVRRIVLQGWFIDIFLLLVTKTCFRTIQMLKQVQMGVRAFLLIAAKFWNCVCYLIKKQVAEHQPVKYQIFPLSPLSRHRLSLVKRKVLVLDLDETLIHSHHDGIVRPSPIKAGIPADFILKVTIDRHPVRFFVHKRPHVDLFLDIVSQWYELVVFTASMEIYGASVADRLDNDRGILRRRYYRQHCTPEMGSYTKDLSAICADLSSIFILDNSPGAYRAYPDNAIPIKSWTSDPTDTALLNLLPVLDALRFTQDVRSVLSRNLHMHRFW, encoded by the exons ATGGGTTTGATGGTGGGAAAAGTTCGTCGTATTGTGCTGCAGGGGTGGTTTATTGACATATTTTTGTTATTAGTTACGAAGACGTGTTTCAGAACTATACAAATGCTGAAGCAAGTGCAAATGGGCGTCCGTGCGTTTCTGTTGATTGCGGCTAAATTCTGGAACTGTGTTTGTTACTTAATCAAGAAGCAG GTGGCGGAGCACCAGCCTGTCAAGTACCAGATATTCCCCCTGTCGCCGCTGTCCAGGCACCGGCTCA GCCTGGTGAAGCGCAAGGTGCTGGTGCTGGACCTGGACGAGACCCTGATCCACTCGCACCACGACGGCATCGTGCGGCCGTCGCCCATCAAGGCCGGCATCCCCGCCGACTTCATCCTGAAGGTCACCATCGACCGACACCCGGTGCGCTTCTTCGTGCACAAGCGACCGCACGTCGACTTGTTCCTCGACATC GTGTCGCAGTGGTACGAGCTGGTGGTGTTCACGGCCAGCATGGAGATCTACGGGGCGTCGGTGGCCGACCGGCTGGACAACGACCGCGGGATCCTGCGGCGGCGCTACTACCGCCAGCACTGCACGCCCGAGATGGGCAGCTACACCAAGGACCTGTCCGCCATCTGCGCCGACCTCTCCAGCATCTTCATCCTGGACAACTCCCCCGGCGCGTACCGGGCCTACCCAG ACAACGCCATCCCCATCAAGTCGTGGACCAGCGACCCCACGGACACGGCGCTGCTGAACCTGCTGCCCGTGCTGGACGCGCTGCGCTTCACTCAGGACGTGCGCTCCGTGCTCAGTCGCAACCTGCACATGCACAGATTCTGGTAG
- the LOC134538890 gene encoding CTD nuclear envelope phosphatase 1 isoform X2 has protein sequence MGLMVGKVRRIVLQGWFIDIFLLLVTKTCFRTIQMLKQVQMGVRAFLLIAAKFWNCVCYLIKKQVRTVAEHQPVKYQIFPLSPLSRHRLSLVKRKVLVLDLDETLIHSHHDGIVRPSPIKAGIPADFILKVTIDRHPVRFFVHKRPHVDLFLDIVSQWYELVVFTASMEIYGASVADRLDNDRGILRRRYYRQHCTPEMGSYTKDLSAICADLSSIFILDNSPGAYRAYPDNAIPIKSWTSDPTDTALLNLLPVLDALRFTQDVRSVLSRNLHMHRFW, from the exons ATGGGTTTGATGGTGGGAAAAGTTCGTCGTATTGTGCTGCAGGGGTGGTTTATTGACATATTTTTGTTATTAGTTACGAAGACGTGTTTCAGAACTATACAAATGCTGAAGCAAGTGCAAATGGGCGTCCGTGCGTTTCTGTTGATTGCGGCTAAATTCTGGAACTGTGTTTGTTACTTAATCAAGAAGCAGGTTAGAACA GTGGCGGAGCACCAGCCTGTCAAGTACCAGATATTCCCCCTGTCGCCGCTGTCCAGGCACCGGCTCA GCCTGGTGAAGCGCAAGGTGCTGGTGCTGGACCTGGACGAGACCCTGATCCACTCGCACCACGACGGCATCGTGCGGCCGTCGCCCATCAAGGCCGGCATCCCCGCCGACTTCATCCTGAAGGTCACCATCGACCGACACCCGGTGCGCTTCTTCGTGCACAAGCGACCGCACGTCGACTTGTTCCTCGACATC GTGTCGCAGTGGTACGAGCTGGTGGTGTTCACGGCCAGCATGGAGATCTACGGGGCGTCGGTGGCCGACCGGCTGGACAACGACCGCGGGATCCTGCGGCGGCGCTACTACCGCCAGCACTGCACGCCCGAGATGGGCAGCTACACCAAGGACCTGTCCGCCATCTGCGCCGACCTCTCCAGCATCTTCATCCTGGACAACTCCCCCGGCGCGTACCGGGCCTACCCAG ACAACGCCATCCCCATCAAGTCGTGGACCAGCGACCCCACGGACACGGCGCTGCTGAACCTGCTGCCCGTGCTGGACGCGCTGCGCTTCACTCAGGACGTGCGCTCCGTGCTCAGTCGCAACCTGCACATGCACAGATTCTGGTAG